One Terriglobia bacterium DNA segment encodes these proteins:
- a CDS encoding NUDIX domain-containing protein — protein MAAIEPAGKGPRQRPGKRPTKGVLALPKGLVDKDEKPEQAAIREVREETGIEAILIRKLGDIKYVYVRSWGDGEKVFKVVSFYLLKYSAGEIGNISPAMRQEVSRAEWIPLAEASNLLSYKGERDMAAAALAHIEAHPDLAT, from the coding sequence ATGGCTGCCATCGAACCCGCCGGGAAAGGGCCCCGGCAGCGTCCCGGCAAGAGGCCCACCAAGGGCGTCTTGGCTCTTCCCAAGGGCTTGGTGGACAAGGATGAAAAGCCCGAGCAGGCGGCCATCCGCGAAGTCCGCGAGGAGACCGGGATTGAAGCCATCCTCATTCGCAAGCTCGGTGACATCAAGTATGTTTACGTTCGTTCCTGGGGGGATGGCGAAAAAGTGTTCAAGGTAGTCAGCTTCTACTTGTTGAAATACTCAGCGGGGGAGATCGGTAACATCTCGCCCGCCATGCGCCAAGAGGTCAGCCGCGCCGAGTGGATCCCGCTCGCAGAAGCCAGCAATTTGCTGTCCTATAAAGGTGAACGCGACATGGCTGCCGCCGCGCTCGCCCACATCGAAGCGCACCCGGACCTGGCGACATGA
- a CDS encoding patatin-like phospholipase family protein produces MNILVRLGRSARAFHRELTRPVEESAPNPQKRPTLGLALGGGFARGMAHLGVLKVLEEEQIPIDFIAGTSVGALVGAAYCSGLSAQELEEMAGQVRFRDFARWTVSRLGFASTDRMTPLLQRLLKVKTFEELRIPLAVTATDFRTGEGVVFRSGPLIDPVRASCAYPGLFLPVEIDGRLLVDGLLAHAVPTAPLRKNGASHVIAVFLRSNLMDGTDGPRHVFDVIGQCFSIAQANMSEIWQKDADLVLEPDVAGFPYDCFDRSRELVKIGEKVAREALPAIRQWSPPKPRPVHMPAGRVQPAAL; encoded by the coding sequence GTGAACATCCTTGTACGATTGGGGCGATCGGCGCGCGCATTCCATCGCGAGCTGACCCGCCCTGTCGAAGAATCGGCACCGAATCCGCAGAAGCGGCCCACGCTGGGCCTGGCGCTGGGCGGGGGATTCGCCCGCGGGATGGCCCACCTCGGCGTGCTGAAGGTCCTGGAAGAAGAACAGATCCCCATCGATTTCATCGCCGGCACCAGCGTAGGGGCGCTGGTCGGCGCTGCGTATTGCAGCGGCCTCTCCGCCCAGGAACTGGAAGAGATGGCGGGGCAGGTGCGCTTCCGCGACTTCGCCCGCTGGACAGTGTCGCGCCTCGGATTTGCCTCCACCGACCGCATGACCCCTCTGCTGCAGCGGTTGCTGAAAGTGAAGACCTTCGAGGAGCTGCGCATCCCGCTGGCGGTGACCGCGACCGACTTCCGTACCGGGGAGGGGGTGGTGTTCCGCAGCGGGCCGCTGATCGATCCGGTGCGCGCGAGTTGCGCCTATCCCGGCCTGTTCCTTCCTGTCGAGATCGACGGCCGGCTGCTTGTGGATGGGCTGCTGGCGCACGCGGTGCCGACCGCGCCGCTGCGAAAAAATGGCGCTAGCCACGTGATCGCGGTGTTCCTGCGATCCAACCTCATGGATGGCACCGACGGGCCGCGGCACGTCTTCGACGTCATCGGCCAGTGCTTCTCGATCGCGCAGGCGAACATGTCGGAGATCTGGCAAAAAGACGCCGACCTCGTGCTCGAGCCGGACGTGGCGGGATTCCCCTACGATTGCTTCGACCGCTCCCGGGAACTGGTGAAGATCGGGGAGAAAGTGGCGCGCGAGGCGCTGCCCGCGATCCGGCAGTGGTCTCCTCCCAAGCCTCGGCCGGTCCACATGCCCGCGGGCCGGGTGCAGCCGGCGGCACTGTAG